The DNA sequence AAATTTATCCAGCATAATTGTCGTGGAATGGATGAAGATTTAACACTTCAGTTGCAGTTTGGGTATTCGCAAAAATTTAAACTTGAATATTTAATACCTTACATTGACAAAAATCAGAAAACAGGCTTGAAAATTAATGCATATCATGAAAATAATCATGAAATAGCTTATGGAATTAATCTTCAAAACAAACTGCTATATTTGGAAAATCAATCAATTGTAAGACAAAGAAATATTTTAGATTTTATTTTTTCAAGAAGGAATAAAATAAGAAATATTCATTTGCTTGGCTTGTCATTTAATAACAATAAAATAAGTGATACAATTGTGGGGCTTAACTCTAATTATTTTGGTAGTAATTTGCCAAGTCAAAGTTATTTTAGTTTCTGGTACAATTACAATAGCAATCATACAGATATTCACTTTTATCCTGAAAAAGGATATTCTGTAGATTTTTTACTAAGGAAAGACGGATTAGGCATTATTAACGATATGAACCGAATTACAATTGGAGCAAGTATTTCGTATTATAAAAATTTTGGTAATAGAATATATTATGCTGGAAAATCAATGTTTAATTTTTCATCACTCAAAGATCAGAATTTTTATAATTCCCCTGTGCTTGGATATCATGGTATTTATCCTCGTGCGTATGAATATTATTTGGTTCGTGGTAAAGCTTTTTTATTGGTAAAAAATGAAATGAAATTTAAACTTATCGATAGGGATTTTTACATTAATAAGTTTCAAAATTTGAAAAAATTCAACAATGTACCTCTGGTATTGTATCCCAAAGTGTTTGTTGATGCTGCATATATGTATGATAATTTAAGCTTCAAAAATTATGAAATGACTAATAGAATGTTGCTTGGAGCAGGATTTGGTTTCGACTTTGTTACTTACTATGATATTGTTATCAGA is a window from the Bacteroidota bacterium genome containing:
- a CDS encoding POTRA domain-containing protein, whose amino-acid sequence is MFILNIIISLLLNFCNPAKVDKPNEFILNSGDSLTVKEINIHGNTKTKEKIILREIVFSVNDTILKSELDSCLTKTEKDIFNTSLFLDIEIKYSINKKDEISFDIYVKERWFTFVFPILELADRSPNEWWVDHNHEIDRLEYGLKFIQHNCRGMDEDLTLQLQFGYSQKFKLEYLIPYIDKNQKTGLKINAYHENNHEIAYGINLQNKLLYLENQSIVRQRNILDFIFSRRNKIRNIHLLGLSFNNNKISDTIVGLNSNYFGSNLPSQSYFSFWYNYNSNHTDIHFYPEKGYSVDFLLRKDGLGIINDMNRITIGASISYYKNFGNRIYYAGKSMFNFSSLKDQNFYNSPVLGYHGIYPRAYEYYLVRGKAFLLVKNEMKFKLIDRDFYINKFQNLKKFNNVPLVLYPKVFVDAAYMYDNLSFKNYEMTNRMLLGAGFGFDFVTYYDIVIRCELGVNHKKETALFFHFEKAI